Proteins from one Toxotes jaculatrix isolate fToxJac2 chromosome 13, fToxJac2.pri, whole genome shotgun sequence genomic window:
- the cbx3a gene encoding chromobox protein homolog 3a, whose product MGKKQNTKGKKDAQETQEEPEEFVVEKVLDQRIVNGKVEFFLKWKGFTDADNTWEPEENLDCPELISAFLESQKNVTEKPAPVKRKASTDEPETEAKKKDVAEKPRGFARNLEPERIIGATDSSGELMFLMKWKDSDEADLVPAREANTRCPQVVISFYEERLTWHSCPEDEAQ is encoded by the exons ATGGGCAAGAAGCAGAACACCAAGGGAAAGAAGGATGCACAGGAGACACAGGAGGAACCTGAGGAATTTGTTGTGGAAAAAGTATTGGACCAGCGTATTGTCAATGGGAAAGTAGAATTCTTCTTGAAGTGGAAAGGATTTACAGA TGCTGACAATACATGGGAGCCAGAGGAGAACCTGGATTGTCCAGAGCTGATTTCAGCCTTTCTGGAATCACAGAAGAACGTTACAGAGAAGCCTGCTCCTGTTAAGAGGAAGGCATCAACAGATGAGCCAGAGACTGAAGCAAAGAAGAAAGATGTG GCCGAGAAACCGCGTGGCTTTGCTAGGAACCTCGAACCGGAACGGATCATTGGCGCAACGGACAGTAGTGGAGAGTTGATGTTCTTGATGAAATG GAAAGACTCAGATGAAGCAGACTTGGTCCCAGCCCGTGAGGCAAACACTCGCTGCCCTCAGGTGGTCATTTCTTTCTATGAGGAGAGACTGACATGGCATTCCTGTCCAGAGGATGAAGCTCAGTAG